The genomic window TTCGTTCTGTCCATAACAGCGCTGCTTCCtccgcttcttcttcccctgggTTCATACATGCAAGACTCATCCTCTTCGTAGTTGAATTGTACCTCGAGGATTTCATACTCGATGAGAAGGTCGTACGGATTTTCCTCGCTGGCCAATATATGTGGTGACTCCTCCGATGTGTGCTCCGCCAACCGCTCCGTGCAAACCCGGAAGAGCAGGTTTCGCGCCCCGAGGATGTAAAAAGACCGGGTGGATGGCAAGTAGAAGGAGCCCCTCAGCTCCGCTTCGCAAATCTTCAAATATCCCAGTGGCTTAAACACATTCCCCtgtttgtgtaaaaaaaaaacatactcTTCCTCCTGCGCTATGACACATATGTACTTGCAATTTTCGCTTTTCTCAATGTGGACGATCGAATTATTGCTTGTCTTTACGCAAGTCACAACGTCCAGAAAGAGgtgcttcatttttactaTGTATATAACGCCATTATTAAAAccaatgcagaaaaaaaaaaaatcattttccCGGTAAAGGTACTTGACGCAGGTGATAAACTCTCTAAATCTATAAAGGCAATAATtcctttccacttttttctcatccAGTTGGTAATTAAAAACTTTCCCATTGTAGCTAAAGCTGAAGATATGATTTTCCCAGGAgaagatattttttattttgctgttATGTGTATAAAAGAATGTACTTAAATCATcgtagttattttttttggaagaatatatggcacagttttttttatcgATCAGGAGGAAGAACTTTTCATGGGAAATTATTTTGCTCATATTAACTTGGACAGACACGTCTTTTTCCAGTTTGATGAACAGTTCCTTCTGCGTGGGAAGGTTGTCTCCTCTGAATTGGCAAGCCCACCTGCGAGGAAGGGTAATACAATACCTCATGGGTGTACACATCTAACCGAGTGTATTTCTAACGAGGTCTATTTGTAACCCGATAATTTATTTACAATTTGAGGGAGTCCCCATCTTTGGTGGTTATGTATCCGTCGTAGTAATGTATGTAGCAGATGTTCTTGTGAAAGTGAACTTgtccattttcattttttattatccatttttccaCGAGGTCCTGTAATGTGCGTGCGGAAGGGGCATCTCCCTTGGATTACCTATTTAGACTAGTTAGGAGTGTGCATGGTTCTCTCCATACATGTCACACTGTAAAGTTACTACGCGTGATAGAGTTAAAtgaccaccaccactactgCTCCACGTAAGGGCTAACCTTCAGTAGGAAGAGTCTCCCGTCGGATGTCCCGATCAGAATGTTCTTCTCGCAGAACCCAAAGCAATTCACTTGCACCGTTGGGTCAATCTCCAGgttcttctctttcattttaaggcctacaaaaaaaaaagggggtatgAAAAGACATCATTATGTGCAGGGGGAAATCAGTAAAATACTTCAATTCCTCATGAGACAAATTCATGTTGATATTTGTGTAACGGCTGGGTGAAATAATCCCCCGTGGTACGCAAAGGCGAATGCCCACCTGTGTAAGTCCGCTCCAAGTTCCACAAAAATAGCTTCCTTTTccgtaaaattaaaaagaaatcaTAGTACCtaagaggggggaaataaaaaggggggaggtgcACATATTCCACAAAAGGGTGTCAAACTGCTTTCTCTATCCTTtttaagggtgtgtgtgtttcCTCCATTTGATGTCTAGCCATCTTATTCACTTTTACAACGGATTCATTACTGTGCAGTGTTGCAATATTCCAGATGCAGATAcatgtttaaaatgaaggtttttttttctgaatcCAGAACCTTTAGAACCCGTTTATTCGTTATCAACACGAAGTAGTTATTCTCCTTCTggacaaaaattttttcgtaaaagtCATGATCATctaatattatttcttccttgagTGTTTGTCTTTCTGTGcaatatatttgtatgcCTGCATGTGGGGGTGTGCATATTGAAGGGGGGACAGAATCAGTATTGCACAAACCGTGGATGTGTTCAACCAAAGTAACCCCTTGCATATTGCGGAAGCTTatcaaaaattaaaaatattgaatCGATGGCCACCTATAATGCGGCATTTGTGTGCGTACTACTGTTCAGCACGTTGCAGAAGCACCATCTCACTTTGCCGTCCCTCCACTCGCATTACATGAACACCGGGCGGATCCATACAAGACAACTATGAGTGAGTCCTCATGCAGAACCGAACAAGTGATAACACAATCATTCTTCGTAAACAGAGCCCTCAACGATTTTATTACAGGGTTGTAAATGTTTATTACATTGTGCAGGAAAAAGAcgatgttattatttttgagGAGAAATATATCCACGTTTAAGTTAACTCCATAGAGGTGTTTTTCTCTTATCAGATTGTATGGGATGTGTTCTTCCTTGCACAGGTGTGCTTCCCTATCCACTGCTTCCTCATATTTGTTCGTTTCGTCTTCTCCGGCGTAGCCCTCCCCATCGGTAGATTGGCTCAAATGGATAGTGTTCAAATTTGGCGTCTCATCATTTCGGTTAATGGTGttgaaaatgtttcttctGAATTTACAAAAGACGGAGatttttttggagaaaaGGGCAGAGGTCTTCATCTTGGCAGCATATATTCATTGCATATGCCATGCACAATGTGAGAACGGTGTGTACTTGCACCCAAGGGAATGGCACATTGATCGAATAACATCAGAGCTACACTCGCTCATCCCATAAGGTTAATCTGCCCCGGTGAAGCGCCTCGTACATGCTGTGTAATTGTTtacaagtgggaaaaaaaaaactgctgaTAATTCATTTTCTGGCAGTGATAGCGATTCCACTTCGAATTGGTACACGCAAGAAAAACCCGGTGTAGGAATTCCCCGAcctttttgtgcacacatgaacaaggatttttttttttttttttctcccgcAAGGACAACATgggtcaattttttccccatattATTCCGAATGGGGGGGAACTACATGTGGGTTATGATGGGCTGATAAACACTATAAGACATTAAAATAATACCACGTGGATGAGTCTTAAGCTGTggttttccttcctgtttCCCCTGAAACTTCGCTCACACACATGGCTCGTATGTATTCGCGCGGGGCAGGGAAAAGCCAGTTTATCCCCGATTGGCGCTATACTGCCAGAGGAGACACATACAAATTGGCATAAAACAATTTGGGATATTAAAgctaattatttttaaataagttttattaaaaaggggaagaaacagGGAAATGTAAGAGgtgagaaaggaaaagtgcaCAAGTAGAGggcggaagaaaaataacgaAAAAGGCGATAAtatgggtaaaaaaaaaaaaaaaaaaaaattatttccttgTTCAAAATCCTTGTTCACGCGGTAAGATAGTCGAACAGGGAAAGTATAAAACAAAAGGTTCCGTGTAGCGGTGAAGACGTAGGGGGGAAATGTCCCCCACGTGAGATCAAACGGAGGAATGTGCATTTCCTCtgagttccttccttcaacagTTGTGATTGTTTCAGTACACAGCTGcctccttccccatttggtgaCGAATTTCTACTTGAGGTTCCACACCTCGATATCCATAATGTGAAAGTCGCGACCGGCGGAAATGAGCGGTGGGGAGAAGAAGGACTCGGATGAGTGGGTCTTTCCAACCTTGACGTCCTTATCGATGAACAAAGCGATGTCGTTTCCTCCAATGTAAATTCCATCACGTATAAGTACAAGGGTGTTGTTTCTGCCTGACCATTTGTAAAACTTAAAATGGGTGTTAAAGGTACATACAAAAGCAGAGCTCTTGTCGGAACAGTTCACAAAATTGATATCTCTGGTAAGGGagaagggacaaaaaaaaccCATCAAATCGTAGTCGaaagtttttaaaataagTATCATgggtttccttttattcttttctgttctttcGACAAGTACTTGGAAGCTGTACCCATCCTTCTTAGAGcaataagttaaaaaaggatCTAAGGATCTTAAATTACTAGGAATTTTCTCCCATATATTTTGCCAATGTAAAGAATTGATCAATCTCGAATTATCATTCAGTCTAGGTCTATAaaaagttttcattttaacattCATCAGATAGGGAGAGGGACATTTGGTTGAAAATTTTAGTTGCTTCTCCTTACTCTTCAGTTTGAACCGATAAGCAATCTGTGTTAGTTCATTAATTGTTAAGTAGGGATGCATGCAAATGTGGTAAAGGatattttccacttcttctatatttgtgcatttcAATAAATCGCTctcaaaaaattttagcaAAGCTAGACAGTAGAGACATAAGGTCTTCTGTCCTTCAAATATGTAGATGCCATAAATCCTTAGGACAAAGTCGAAGGGAAGCATACGAGAGAACCCGTCCTGGATACACCTTGCTGTCCATGCCGCTAAATCAAAGTTCAACTTCCTCAGATAGTGGTAACATTTTGGAAGGAACTGAATAAAGGAATTTAGGATGTATTTTACGTATTTCACAAAatcctttcttttatatatgaaaaaaggaacctcCTTATTCTTTATGGTgtctattcctttttttattagacAGTGAATGATGCAGTAAACGACGGATGCTTTGAAGTAGATGAGGAGAATAATACACAGATTTGGAATGATGGGTGCGAATTCGATGTCGTTTCCAAAGTTGTTGTTTATGGCCCAGAGGAGCTTCTTGATTTCGTGCTTGCCGTTGTCGTTCAGCAGGGCCGTTAATTCCGTTGCGTCATCCAGGTTGTACACATTAGGAGGGTACGTCCCACCGGGGCCGCCCCCAACGTTGTGGTTGCCAGGGTTGGCAGTGTTCGAAGCGTTTGTACCATTTGCACCGTTAGTGTTGCCACCCCCATTTTCATAAAACTTGCTGTATAGCTCCTTCTCCAGGTTGGGGTTATCCTTACTGTTGTATTCCACGGAGGCGtactttttctccattttgttcgtCTTCCCGTCGTGGATCTGCTTCTCCAGCGGGCCCCCCTTCCCGCTAGCGCCGCCTTTCATTTTCGTCTTATCCACATTCTTCTCCTTATAAACTGACCCCTTCCTCGGGTCTGCACTGACCTGATTCTCTGGATCACTTACCGCGTCGGCATCCTCCCCCGATTCATACTTAaaattgatttttttcttcctcttcgtctgTTCAACAACCCCCCCGTCGCGTTCGCGTTCGCTTTCACTTCCTTCGCTTCCTTCACTCACTCCTTCACTCTTTTCCTCGTTCAGCGGGTGGCTCTCCGGCAGATGGAAATTTTCCAATTCGTCCGCGTCAGCCTCGTCCATCACGGTCCCCATTTCTCCCTCTGGTGTTCCTCCTACCATCCCCCTGGGTGGATTGTTAACAAATTTCTCTTTCATGCGAGACGATGATGGTGGTTTCTTCTCCCCTGGGGTTCCTCCTCCCAATTTCGTCGCTCTTTCAAAGGACAAGCCAAACGGAGGacccatttttgcaattttggaaaagaaaGTCTGCTTCttgtcttccttctttcctacACCATTACCATGCCGTTCCTGatggtcctttttttcatgcttactaataataatttggtagtttttcttcctgcttcTACCAACCGTTTCGATGCGACCCGGGGAAAGACTCCCCTGATGGCGACCCCTCTCCAACAGTCCACTTCCCTTGATAGAAGTAAACGTGTTATATTGAGTAACCATCCCTGTGTTGTTCAGACTGGGGGAGAACCCACCCCCACGATCTCCATTACTGGTATGCTTCTTTTCTGCTCTGGTCCTGCCGTCTTgatcctcctcctccgtcCCATCCTCGTATACATTCCCCGTGTGGaagttcttctttttccttccaccttggCTACGCTGGTATTCCTCACTCCTGTATGCACCCGCAAATTTGATCATATCCGCCTCCGAATcttttgactttttttttttataaaaaatttttttcaattttccaaaaagggaatttttcCCTCCGTCGCTGTTCTTCTTATCGGAGTCTACTACCCGATGGTTCATGTATTTTCTGTTCGCGTCGAGAGAGTCGGTTCGCTTATTCTCTGTGTCTTCCTCATTAAACTCGCTCAGTTTCACGATGGATTCTccgtcgtcctcctcatctTCGTCGTTCCTTGGGCGCTGCCTCATCCTGGGGTCGTAAGTGTGGTCCTCCCTCTTCCTTTGCATCCCATCATCGGACGAGGTACTTTCTGCTTGGAGGAAGGTCCTCGCGGATTCCCCGCTGCCGCTGTTGGGGCTCCCTGCGCGATCCCCCCCTCCGTAATTTAATTGCAATTTATCAGTTTGTCCACCACTTTTCGATGACCATCCGCCCATGCGGGGCTCATCCAATGGCACccctttgttgttgttgtttttgttcttcttctttttcttccccctctcctTAACGGAAGAGCCACTATCCGCGGGCACTATTTTCCAGTGCGGaattatattcttcttttccttgtcCTTGCTCAGGCTTTTTTTaagcaaagaagaaatgtgATCAGACAgcttcctttcattcttctgATTTGCCCTCTTTCCAATGAAggctttttttaaaaaatttcttgTGCCGTTATAactggaatatttttttaaacgatAAGTGGAGCTATTCTCCCCAGTTGGACTTCCGTACATATTTTCACCTTCTCC from Plasmodium coatneyi strain Hackeri chromosome 12, complete sequence includes these protein-coding regions:
- a CDS encoding TLD domain containing protein, which encodes MKKIYRGTKTDEIFQAQKNKYNHLINKNHIYNNIYLNLEVYEKWRNPNTDKDEHSHWNDRSLSLVLNADSNLMDKEVKHLLRRGVSDSLKHLIWVRSNDVNYFVINFPHFYETTIYNTFGDKIPSILFNDCPTFCGGILGLQEDIMCVQTKIEELEIENHEDYDNFNINDSTIPQILGSQIKKKKKKFFYIENVKNKLLKSKRIDNYLRVASDSVLPYSNNFIFKNLSSRFYRSKVEKSDDKTAEKGDTDKVEYNTTSDNLKKSDVATVAGSDVNAHPSNIGVREKSTEGKKNVKEEGGKNVECLSTYGERLHNESGFKVSNCSESEKNILIKDDIIIFHNGADDTNSGPDNEKGEADHYAKGGTIYENIGGIHSSGVSCADGYFNHVTGGNAKDNLLSPKIEGKDSNKEAYESNKYLHIQCYMTEQYIISKKQAEKMNKAKLYLRTTRKKKIEKELNYHNVKAKSHYDGNLHHARIQNSDDSFVNGASGEGENMYGSPTGENSSTYRLKKYSSYNGTRNFLKKAFIGKRANQKNERKLSDHISSLLKKSLSKDKEKKNIIPHWKIVPADSGSSVKERGKKKKKNKNNNNKGVPLDEPRMGGWSSKSGGQTDKLQLNYGGGDRAGSPNSGSGESARTFLQAESTSSDDGMQRKREDHTYDPRMRQRPRNDEDEEDDGESIVKLSEFNEEDTENKRTDSLDANRKYMNHRVVDSDKKNSDGGKNSLFGKLKKIFYKKKKSKDSEADMIKFAGAYRSEEYQRSQGGRKKKNFHTGNVYEDGTEEEDQDGRTRAEKKHTSNGDRGGGFSPSLNNTGMVTQYNTFTSIKGSGLLERGRHQGSLSPGRIETVGRSRKKNYQIIISKHEKKDHQERHGNGVGKKEDKKQTFFSKIAKMGPPFGLSFERATKLGGGTPGEKKPPSSSRMKEKFVNNPPRGMVGGTPEGEMGTVMDEADADELENFHLPESHPLNEEKSEGVSEGSEGSESERERDGGVVEQTKRKKKINFKYESGEDADAVSDPENQVSADPRKGSVYKEKNVDKTKMKGGASGKGGPLEKQIHDGKTNKMEKKYASVEYNSKDNPNLEKELYSKFYENGGGNTNGANGTNASNTANPGNHNVGGGPGGTYPPNVYNLDDATELTALLNDNGKHEIKKLLWAINNNFGNDIEFAPIIPNLCIILLIYFKASVVYCIIHCLIKKGIDTIKNKEVPFFIYKRKDFVKYVKYILNSFIQFLPKCYHYLRKLNFDLAAWTARCIQDGFSRMLPFDFVLRIYGIYIFEGQKTLCLYCLALLKFFESDLLKCTNIEEVENILYHICMHPYLTINELTQIAYRFKLKSKEKQLKFSTKCPSPYLMNVKMKTFYRPRLNDNSRLINSLHWQNIWEKIPSNLRSLDPFLTYCSKKDGYSFQVLVERTEKNKRKPMILILKTFDYDLMGFFCPFSLTRDINFVNCSDKSSAFVCTFNTHFKFYKWSGRNNTLVLIRDGIYIGGNDIALFIDKDVKVGKTHSSESFFSPPLISAGRDFHIMDIEVWNLK